A window from Pseudomonas moraviensis encodes these proteins:
- a CDS encoding ornithine carbamoyltransferase has product MAFNIHNRNLLSLEHHTPRELRYLLDLSRDLKRAKYTGTEQQHLKGNNIALIFEKTSTRTRCAFEVAAYDQGANVTYIDPNSSQIGHKESMKDTARVLGRMYDAIEYRGFKQEIVEELAKFAGVPVFNGLTDEYHPTQMIADVLTMREHADKPIHEISYAYLGDARNNMGNSLLLIGAKLGMDVRICAPKALWPLDDLVARCKKYGEESGARITLTEDPKEAVKGVDFIHTDVWVSMGEPVEAWAERIQQLLPYQVNAELMKATGNPRTKFMHCLPAFHNSDTKVGKQIAEQYPHLKNGIEVTDDVFESPACIAFEQAENRMHTIKAILVSTLADL; this is encoded by the coding sequence ATGGCGTTTAACATCCACAACCGTAACCTGCTCAGCCTGGAACACCACACCCCTCGCGAGTTGCGTTACCTGCTCGACCTGTCCCGCGACCTCAAACGCGCGAAATACACCGGCACCGAGCAGCAACACCTGAAGGGCAACAACATCGCCCTGATCTTCGAGAAAACCTCGACCCGCACCCGTTGCGCCTTCGAAGTGGCGGCCTATGACCAGGGCGCCAACGTCACCTACATCGACCCGAACTCCTCGCAGATCGGCCACAAGGAAAGCATGAAGGACACCGCCCGCGTGCTCGGGCGCATGTACGACGCCATCGAGTACCGTGGCTTCAAACAGGAAATCGTCGAGGAGCTCGCCAAGTTCGCCGGCGTGCCGGTGTTCAACGGCCTGACCGATGAATATCACCCGACCCAGATGATCGCCGACGTGCTGACCATGCGTGAGCACGCCGACAAGCCGATCCACGAAATCAGCTACGCCTACCTCGGCGATGCGCGCAACAACATGGGCAACTCGCTGTTGCTGATCGGCGCCAAACTCGGTATGGACGTGCGCATCTGCGCGCCAAAAGCCCTGTGGCCACTGGACGATCTGGTAGCGCGCTGCAAAAAATACGGTGAGGAAAGTGGCGCACGCATCACCCTCACCGAAGATCCGAAGGAAGCGGTCAAAGGCGTCGACTTCATTCACACCGACGTCTGGGTATCGATGGGCGAACCGGTGGAAGCCTGGGCCGAGCGCATCCAGCAGCTGCTGCCGTATCAGGTCAACGCCGAGCTGATGAAAGCCACCGGCAACCCGCGCACCAAGTTCATGCACTGCCTGCCAGCGTTCCACAACAGTGACACCAAGGTCGGCAAACAGATCGCCGAACAATATCCGCATCTGAAAAACGGCATCGAAGTGACCGACGACGTGTTCGAATCGCCGGCCTGCATCGCCTTCGAGCAAGCGGAAAACCGCATGCACACGATCAAGGCGATCCTGGTCTCGACCCTGGCTGATCTCTAA
- the arcC gene encoding carbamate kinase, whose translation MRIVVALGGNALLRRGEPMTADNQRANIRIATEQIAKIHPGNQLVIAHGNGPQVGLLSLQAAAYTSVTPYPLDVLGAETEGMIGYIIEQELGNLLDFEVPFATLLTQVEVDANDPAFKNPTKPIGPVYEKAEAEKLAAEKGWAIAADGDKFRRVVASPRPKRIFEIRPIKWLLDKGSIVICAGGGGIPTMYDEQRNLKGIEAVIDKDLCSSLLAEQLEADLLVIATDVNAAFIDYGKPTQKAIAEAHPDELERLGFAAGSMGPKVQAACEFARHTGKVAVIGSLADIEAIVQGTAGTRVSTAKPGISYR comes from the coding sequence ATGCGTATCGTCGTAGCCTTGGGCGGTAACGCCCTGCTCCGCCGTGGTGAGCCGATGACCGCTGACAATCAGCGCGCCAACATCCGCATCGCCACCGAGCAAATCGCCAAGATCCATCCCGGCAACCAACTGGTCATCGCCCACGGCAATGGCCCGCAAGTCGGCCTGCTGTCGCTGCAAGCGGCGGCCTATACGTCTGTCACTCCGTACCCGCTGGACGTGCTCGGCGCCGAAACCGAGGGCATGATCGGCTACATCATCGAACAGGAACTGGGCAATCTGCTCGACTTCGAAGTGCCGTTCGCCACCCTGCTCACCCAGGTCGAAGTCGACGCCAACGACCCGGCCTTCAAGAACCCGACCAAGCCGATCGGCCCGGTGTACGAAAAAGCCGAAGCGGAAAAACTCGCCGCCGAAAAAGGCTGGGCAATTGCTGCCGATGGCGACAAATTCCGCCGTGTCGTCGCCAGTCCACGGCCGAAACGCATCTTCGAAATCCGCCCGATCAAGTGGCTGCTGGACAAGGGCAGCATTGTGATCTGCGCCGGTGGCGGCGGCATTCCGACCATGTACGACGAACAGCGCAATCTCAAAGGCATCGAGGCGGTAATCGACAAGGACCTGTGCTCGTCGCTGCTCGCCGAGCAACTGGAAGCCGACCTGCTGGTGATTGCCACCGACGTCAACGCGGCGTTCATCGACTACGGCAAACCCACCCAGAAAGCCATCGCCGAAGCCCACCCGGACGAACTCGAACGCCTCGGTTTCGCCGCCGGTTCCATGGGGCCGAAGGTGCAGGCAGCTTGCGAGTTCGCACGCCATACTGGCAAGGTCGCGGTGATCGGTTCGCTGGCCGATATCGAAGCCATCGTCCAGGGCACCGCCGGTACGCGGGTCAGCACGGCGAAGCCGGGGATCAGCTACCGATAA